The nucleotide window GCGTCGTTGGCGTAGACGATGGGCGCGTCCAGCACGATGCTGGCGGCAGTGAAGCCGCTGTCGATGGCGGCGGAATAGACAATGGGCTTGAACGCCGAGCCGGGTTGGCGGCGGGCCTGGGTGGCCCGGTTGAACTGGCTCTTCTCGAAGCCGTAGCCGCCCACCAGGGCGAGCACCTCGCCGGTGTCCGGCTTCATGGAGACCATGGCCCCTTCCACTTTGGGCTCGCGTTCCAGGTCGAGGACCCAGGTCCCTTCCTCGGCCTCGGGGGCCTCGGACACGGTCACCCAGACCACATCACCCTTCTTGAGCACCTTGCGGGCATCGGTGGGATCGGGCGCGTCCTCATGGGACTTCTTGGGATCGGGGTGGCGCACCCACCACATGGCCTTGAGCGGAATCACGCCGTGGAACTTGCCGAAGCGGACCACGGCCTTGTCCGGGTATACGGCGGACACCCACGCCTTCATGAGGCGGGACTTGTCCATGATGTTTTCGGTGTCCTGCGGCCCTTGTTCCAGGATGCCCGGCACGTCCGCCGGGGTATAGGTGCCGATGGGACCGGTCCAGCCGCGCCGCTTGGCCGAATCGATGAGCCCGCGCCGGACCGCCTTCTCGGCACTGTCCTGATGCTTGATGTCGCAGGGCGTGGTCACGGTCAGGCCGCCGTTGTAGGTGGCCTCCTCGCCGAAGTTGTCGATGAGCCAGCGGCGGACCTCTTCAAGATAATAGGCACCGGTTCCCCAGGACGGGTCGGACATGGATTCGAGCACGACCTCCTCATCGAGGGCCTCGCGGTACTGGTCGGTGGTGATCCAGCCGAGGTTGTGCATCTGCTCCAGCACGTACCGCTGGCGCTGCTTGGCCAGCTCGAAATTCTGATAGGGGTTGTACCGGGAGGGGGCCTGGGGCAGCCCGGCCAGCATGGCCGACTGGGCCAGGGTCAGGTCCGTGGCGTGCCGGGCGAAATACGTCCGGGAGGCGGCCTCCACGCCATAGGAGTGCGCGCCGAGGAAGATGTGGTTGAGATAGATGGTCAGGATCTCTTCCTTGGTCAGGTACTTCTCCAGCCGGAAGGCGAGAATCGCTTCCTTGAGCTTGCGCTGGTAGCTCTTCTCGGAGGAAAGCAGGAGGCGCTTGATGATCTGCTGGGTGATGGTGGAACCGCCCTGCTTGGTGCGCCCGGCAACGAGGTTGGCCTTGAATGCGCGCACGATGGCGGTCAGGTCCACGCCTTCATGCTCGTAGAAGGAGGCGTCCTCGGAGGCGAGAAAGGCCTTGGGCACCCACTCGCTCATCTGGTCCAGCGTGACCAGGAACCTCTTTTCCTTGTAGAAATAGCCCAGCACCTGGTTGTCCTTGGCGTAGACCGTGGTCACCAGCGGCGGGTTGTAGTCGGTGATGTTCTTGAAACCGGGCAGGTCCTTGGCCGCCCAGTTGTAGAGCCAGACGGCTCCGCCCACACCGGCCAGAAAACAGATCAACACGAAGATGCCGAATATCTTGAGAAACTTTTTCATGCAGCTATCCGTCAGAAGCTTTTTTTGACCCGGCAGGCCCCTTTTCGAGGCGACAGTCCCCATACGAGGCGCAACCGCCCGTACAGGTCCTTGACGTTCGCCTTGCCGGTATCAAGTGTATCGAGGATTCTCGTCAACGTTTCCCCTTCCCTCCTGGCGAGGCAGGTGGGGGAATCGAAAAATATCACGTCCGGGCCGATCATCCAGAAAGGGAATATGCGGCAGTAGTAGGGCCGCGCCTCCTTGGGAATCTCGCACCCCAGCGGACCGAGAAACCGGCATGCGCCCATGGAGTCCACGGCCAGCCGAAAATGCTCCCTTCCCTCGGGGAAGAGCTCCCTGACGAGGTCTTCTTCGCCCGGGAACAACCGGCACACATGGTCGATGAACGCCTTGGAATTGGACGACAGCACGAAACCGCCCGTGTGGGGGACATGATCCTGGATGCGTTCCTTTTCCGACTGCGACAGCGGGAAACAGAACTCCTCCTGGCCTGTGGCTATGCGGCAGCAGGTCGGTCCCTGCTGCGAGCACCTTCGGCAAACGTCCGAGTCGCCGTTCTGTGTGCCGGGCACCATGCGCTCCCGCCTCCCTAAGAGGCTCTCCCGCCGTGGCCGTTGGAAAATTTGAGTGCGCCCTTGCCGAGCAGGTCGTGCAGGTGGACCAGGCCGGCCAGGGTCCCGTCTTCGCGGACCACGGGCAGGACCGTGATCTCGTTGCGCTCCATGACGTCGAGGACGTGAGCCGAACTGTCGCCCGCCGCCGCCCGACGGGGGGAGACGGTCATGTGGTCGACGATGGGCGCGGCCGCATCAAGCTTCCCGGCGCAGACCTGCCGCCGCACGTCGCCGTCGGTGAACACGCCCTTGAGCACATTGTCGTCGCCGACGATGGCCACCAGCCCCATGCCGCCCGCGTTGAGGGCCGCCAGGGCCGCTTCCACGGCCGCGTCCTCCCCCACCACAGGCAGGTCATTCGTATGCATGAGCTGATCCACGCAGGTGGCCAGCCTCTGTCCCAGAGACCCGCCGGGATGAAACTTGCGGAAATCGTCCTGGCTGAAGGACTTCCACTCCATGAGGCAGACGGCCAGGGCGTCGCCCACGGCCAGTTGCGCGGTGGTGGAGGACGTCGGGGCAAGGCCCATGCGGCATGCCTCGCGCGGCACGGCCACCTTGACCACCACGTCGGCGGCCTCGGCCATGGCCGAAGCGCGATTGGAGGTCATGGCGATGACCGAACAGCCGAGAGACTTCAGCGTCGGCAGGATTCCGTTCACTTCGTCGGTGCCGCCCGAGTTGGACAGAGCCAGGATGACGTCCTCGCGCCGGAGCATGCCCATGTCGCCGTGGGCACCCTCGACCGGGTGAAGGAAAAACGACGGCGTGCCGGTAGACGCCAGGGTGGCCGCGATCTTGCGGCCCACCAGTCCGGACTTGCCCACGCCGGTAATGACCACGCGGCCTTGGCACTCGGCCATGAGGGTCAGGGCGCGGACGAACTCGTCGTCCAGCTGATCCCTGGCTGCGGCCAGCCCCTCGATCTCGATGTCGAGGACCTCGCGGGCCAGTTCCAGCCAGTCTTTCTTGCCGTTATCGCAACTCATGGCTTTATCCCATATACCATTTCACGATGCTGTTCAAAAACGTGCAAGTGCAGGACGCAAGGGGAAAAAACGTGATGACGGCTTTTCCCCGCAGCAACACGGCAACTGTACGTTTTTCAACGGCATCAACAGAATTCCTTGATGATGCCGGGAGCGGCTTCCAGGCAGTCCTTGCCCATCCGGTCGGCCAGGGGCACCGGATAATTGCCGTTGAAGCAGGCCAGACACCAGTCGTTCTGGGTCACGGAGTCCACCAGACCGGGGATGGTCAGGTAGTGCAGGGAATCGATGTTCATAAACCGGGCGATGTCCTCCACCGAATGATTGGCGGCGATGAGCTCGCCCTTGGAGGAAAAGTCGATGCCGTAGAAACAGGGGAACTTGATGGGCGGGCAGGACACGCGCAGGTGTATCTCCCGCACCCCCAGCTCGCGCAGCTTCTGGACGCGGGCCCGGATGGTGGTGCCGCGCACGATGGAGTCCTCCACGATGACGATGCGCTTGCCCTTGATCATGGACTTGACCGGGTTGAGCTTCACGCGGACCGAGAAGTCGCGCATGTCCTGGGAGGGCTGAATAAAGGTCCGGCCAACATAGTGGTTCCGGATCATGGCCAGCTCCAGCGGCAGGCCGGATTCCTGGGAATAGCCCACGGCCGCGTAGTTGCCGGAGTCCGGGAACGGCATGACCAAATCGGCGTCAACCGGGGCTTCCCTGGCCAGCTGGACGCCCATGGCCTTGCGCCGCTCGTAGACCACGTCGCCGAAAACGTAGGAGTCGGGACGGGCAAAATAGATCAACTCGAAGATGCACTTGCTGACCTTCTTGGACTCAGCGAACTTCATGGAGGTCATCTTGCCCTTGTGCACCGAAACCAGCTCGCCGGGCTCCAGGGGACGCAGGTACTCCGCCTCGATGAGATCAAAAGCGCAGGTCTCGGAGGCGAACACGTAGGAGTCGCCCACGCGGCCCAGCGCCAGGGGCCGGAACCCGTTGGGGTCCTTGACCGCGATCATCTTGTCGTTGGCCAGGATGAGCATGGAATAGGCGCCGCGCACCCGGTTGCAGGCCTTGCCGATGGCCTCCTCGATGGTCTCGGATTCGTGCAGGTACTTGATGATCAGATGGGCGAAGACCTCGGTGTCCATGGTGGTCTGGAAGATGGACCCGTTGGCCTCGAGTTCGCTGCGCAGCTCATAGGTGTTCACCAGGTTGCCGTTGTGGGCCACGGCCAGGCGCAGGTCGCCGTGCCGGACCAGGAACGGCTGGGCGTTGCGGATGAGCGACGCGCCCGTGGTGGAATAGCGGATGTGGCCGATGGATATATCGCCCTTGAGCTCCTTGCCCAGGTGCCGCTCGTTGAACACGTCGGCCACCAGGCCCATGCCCTTCTGCTCGCGGATCTTCTCCCCGTCCCAGGTGACTATGCCTGCGGACTCCTGCCCGCGATGCTGCAGGGCGTAGAGGCCGAAGTAGGTCATTCTGGCGGCTTCCTTGTTGCCGTAGATTCCGAAAAGACCGCAGTATTCTTTCTTCATTGGAAACTCTCTGATACGGCGGTTAGCCGTAGTATTTTTGCAGGCTCTGAACGCTCAGCCCGGTTTCCCGCACTTCCAGGATGGCCTGGGCGATGGCTTTGGCCCCGGACACCGTGGTGGTGTACGGGATATTGTACAGGAGCGCGTTCTGGCGGATCATCTTGGCGTCGCCAACGGTCTTCTTGCCCGAGGGGGTGTTGATGACCAGGTCGAACTCGCCGTTCTTGATGTGGTCGACCACGTGCGGGCGCTGGCCCTCGTGAACCTTGTGCACCTTTTCAACGTGCACGCCCTTCTCCGCCAGGAAATCGGCGGTGCCGCCGGTGGCGCAGACCTTGAAGCCCATGGCCTCGAAGTCCTTGGCCACGAGCACCACCTTGGCCTTGTCCCAGTCGTTGACGGACAGGAACACCTTGCCCGAAAGCGGCAGCTTCTGCCCGGCGGCCAGCTGGGCTTTCATGTAGGCCAGGCCGAAACTCGGGTCGATGCCCATGACCTCGCCGGTGGAGCGCATCTCGGGTCCGAGCAGCACGTCCACGTTGGGGAAACGGTTGAACGGGAACACGGACTCCTTGACGGATACGTGGCCCTTCTTGCGCATGGCCCAGGGCTTGAGGTCCTTGAGCTTCTCGCCGAGCATGACGCGGGTGGCCAGCTTGGCCAGGGGCACGCCCGTGGCCTTGGACACGAACGGCACGGTGCGGGAGGCGCGCGGGTTGACCTCGATGATGTACACGTCGCCGTCCTTGATGGCGTACTGGACGTTCATCAGGCCGACCACTCCCAGTTCCCTGGCCATGGCGATGGTCTGGCGCTCTATCTCGCGGATCAACTCGGGGCTGAGGGAATACGGCGGCAGGACCGAAGCCGAGTCGCCGGAGTGGATGCCCGCCTCCTCGATGTGCTCCATGACGCCGCCGATGTACACGGCCTCGCCGTCGGCCAGGGCGTCCACGTCCACCTCCACCGCGTACTCGAGGAACTTGTCGATGAGGGTCGGGTGGTCCGGGGAGACCAGGGCGGAGTGGCGGAAATAGTGGTCGAACTCGTCCATGGAGTAGACGATGTCCATGCCGCGCCCGCCGAGCACGTAGGAGGGACGCAGGACCAGGGGGAAGCCGAGCTTCTCCGCGATCTCGCGGGCCTCGACCATGGACATGGCCGTGCCGTTGGGCGGCTGCTTGAGATTGAGCTTGTTCAGGAACTGCTTGAACCGCTCGCGGTCCTCGGCCCGGTCGATGGCGTCCGGGCTGGTGCCGATGAGGGGCACGCCCGCGTTCATCAGGCGGAGGGCGAGATTGAGCGGGGTCTGGCCGCCGAACTGGACGATGACGCCGTCCGGCTTTTCGAACTCGATGATGTTCATGACGTCCTCGAAGGTCAGCGGCTCGAAATAGAGCTTGTCCGAGGTGTCGTAGTCGGTGGAGACCGTCTCCGGGTTGGAGTTGACCATGATGGACTGCACGCCCAGCTCCTTGAGGGTGAAGGAGGAATGGCAGCAGCAGTAGTCGAACTCGATGCCCTGGCCGATGCGGTTGGGACCGCCGCCCAGGATGACGACCTTCTTCCTGTCGTCGCAGACGTTCTCCTGACCGGTCTCGTAGGTGGAATAATAGTACGGCGTGTACGCCTCGAACTCGGCGGCGCAGGTATCGACCAGGTAGTAGGTCGGGATGATGTCCAGTTCCTTGCGCATGACGCGGACGGCGTCCTCGGAGGTCTTCCACATGGCCGCCAGCTGGGCGTCGGAGTAGCCGTACTCCTTGGCCTTGCGCAGCATGTCCGCCATGCCTTCGGCGTCCCTGGTCACGCCCTCCTTCTTGCCGTACTCGATGAGCGCCGCCTCCATGTCCAGGATGTCTTTGAACTGGCGCAGGAACCACGGATCGATCTTGGTGGCCTCGAAAATCTCATCCTCGGTCATGCCGCAGCGGATGGCGTTGCGCAGGACGAAGAGGCGCTCTGAGTTGGGCCGCCTGAGCAGCCGCAGGATATCCGCCCTGTCGACTTCGCAGGTCTCGAACTTCTTGCCCAGGCCGATGTGGCCGGTCTCGAGGGAGCGGAGTCCCTTCTGGAGGGCTTCCTTGAAGGTCCGGCCGATGGCCATGGTCTCGCCCACGGACTTCATGGCCGTGGTCAGGTAGTCTTCGGTGCCGGGAAATTTCTCGAAGGTGAACCGGGGAATCTTGATCACGCAGTAGTCGATGGCCGGTTCGAAGGAGGCCATGGTCTCGCGGGTGATGTCGTTGGGAATCTCGTCCAGGGTGTAGCCCACGGCCAGCTTGGCCGCGATCTTGGCGATGGGGAAGCCGGTGGCCTTGGAGGCCAGGGCCGAGGAACGGGACACGCGCGGGTTCATCTCGATGATGATCAGCTCGCCGTCCTCGGGGTTGATGGCGAACTGGACGTTCGACCCGCCGGTCTCCACGCCGATCTCGCGCATGACGGCCAGGGACGCATCGCGCAGCCGCTGGTACTCGTCGTCGGTCAGGGTCTGGGCCGGGGCCACGGTGACGGAGTCGCCGGTGTGCACGCCCATGGGGTCCAGGTTCTCGATGGAGCAGATGATGACGCAGTTGTCCTTCTTGTCGCGCATGACCTCCAGCTCATACTCCTTCCAGCCCAGGATGGACCGCTCGAGCATGATCTCGGACTTCATGGACAGGGCCAGGCCGTTGGCGCAGATCTCTTCCAGTTCTTCCATGTTGTAGGCCACGCCGCCGCCGGAACCGCCCAGGGTGTAGGCGGGACGGACGATGATCGGGAAGGGGATTTTCTCGCCCCACTCGCGCACGTCGTCCATGTTGCGGCAGATGCCGGACTCGGGCATGCCCAAGCCGATATTGTTCATGGCCTCACGGAATTCCTCACGGGATTCCGCCTTGTTGATGACCTCGATGTTCGCGCCGATAAGCTCGACGTTGAACTTGTCCAGCACGCCCATGTCGGCCACGGCCAGGGCGGTGTTGAGGCCCGTTTGCCCCCCCAAAGTCGGCAAAAGAGCGTCGGGACGCTCTTTTTCGATGATCCGGGCAACGGTTTCCGGCTCTATGGGCTCGATGTAGGTGGCATCGGCCAACTCCGGGTCGGTCATGATCGAGGCCGGGTTGGAGTTGACCAGGACGACCTCGTACCCCTCCTCCTTGAGCGCTTTCAGCGCCTGGGTTCCGGAGTAGTCGAATTCACAAGCCTGGCCGATGACGATGGGACCGGACCCGATCAACATGATCTTCTTGATATCTGTGCGTTTGGGCATTCTGCTCGAAGGAGTTGAAGTTACACCGTTTTTCGAGAAAGGAGGATCGGTGGCCCTCCCTCATCCGCGCAGGCCACATTACCGCCCGCCGGACAAGCTAATTTTACTACCCGCTTGGCCCTTGAAACGCAATGGTTTTGTATGCCCTTTCCCCTCCGGCGCCGCCCGCCGTCCCGACTCGCACCGGCCGGGAATCAGGCCTGCCGATACCGCAAAGGCGATGCAGGAACATGCTGATTTTGTCATTGACACCACCGAAGTTGAGACTTATTTTCACTCTCAACCAAACTTTGAGGGAACTGAAGATTTATGCAAAAGCCTTTGACCGCCTACCCTGCGGGGAGTGTTGTTCGAATTGCCGGGATCGACGGTGGACGCCAGGCGCGGGCGCGCATGCTCGCCATGGGCATGACGCCGGGATGCCCGGTAAAGGTGCTGGCCGGCGGGCCGACCGGATGCCGGGTGCAGGTGCGCGGCTCTGAAGTGGTGCTCTGCTGCGGGCTGGCCGGCAAGATCCTGGCCGTGGAAAACAACTCCGACGAAGGCCCACACTGCTCCTGCTGCCCGGACGCCCCTCGGGCGAAGGCTTCCTAGCCTCCCGCGCCATAAAGTGATTACAAGCCGCCGCAAGGCGGCTTTTTTCTTGCCGCCGACAGGGATATGCTTGTGCCCGACCGACGCCGGGTGGTATCCTTTCCGGAAAACATACCGGAGGGAAACCATGCCCGAACCCATCAGGATCGGCATCAGCGCCTGCCTGCTCGGCGAAAAAGTCCGCTATGACGGCCAGGGAGCCCACGCCAAACACCTGACCGGCGTCTTTGCCGACTCATTCGAATACCACCCCGTCTGCCCGGAGGTCGGCTGCGGCATGGGCGTGCCCCGGGAGGCGGTCCGGCTGGTAGGGACACGGGAGAACCCCCGTCTCAAGGGACGGCAGACCGGCAGGGACTGGACCGACGCCATGCGCGACTGGGCCGAGGGAATCTGGCCGGAGTTGGAAAAGAAGCGGCTATGCGGCTTCATCTTCAAGGCCAAATCCCCCTCCAGCGGGATCACGCGCATCAAGGTATACCCCGAATCCGGAGGCCAGCCGGTGAGCTACGCGGGGGTAGGGTTGTTCGCAGGCATGGTCATGGAACGATTCCCTCTCCTGCCCGTGGAGGACCACGGGCGACTGCACGACGTGGTCCTGCGCGGTAACTTCATCGAGCGCGTGTTCGTGGAGCACCGCTGGAACCGGATGCTCGACCGGGGAGCGACCATGAAGAACCTCATCGACTTCCACACGCGCCACAAGATGCTCATCCGCGCCCACGACGTCACCGGATACCGCGAACTGGGCAAGATCGTTGCCGAGGGCGGCAAGGGCGACCTGCCGAAACGGTTCGCGCGCTACCACGAGCGGCTGCACAGGGCGCTCTCCCTCAAGCCGACCATCAAGAAGAACGTGGACGTGCTCATGCACGTCATGGGGTATTTCAAAAAGGTCCTGAGCCGTGACGAAAAGCAGGAATGCCTCGAAATAATCGAAAATTACCGGAACAATCTCATCCCGCTCATCGTGCCGGTCACGCTGATGAACCACTTTGTGCGCAAATACGGCATCGAGTATCTGCGGGAACAGTATTACCTGAATCCGCACCCAATGGACCTTAAGCTGCGCAATCACGCATGATGTCGAGGAAAATCGGTCTTACAGGGAAACGGTGGAAACGGGTTCCAGCTCCAGCCGGACGCCCTTGAGGTCGCCGCCGGATTCGATCCAGGACTTGAGGAGCTCCCGGTTGCGAAAGACGACGGGATGCGGGCAGCCGTATGCCGCCTGGTCCAGGAGGCCCGCCGCCTGGTCGGGATAGTGCTTGGCCGCGGACAGGCAGGCCAGCAGGTTGAGGCACAGCTCGTTCAGGGGGAAACCCAGGGTCATGGCCTTGCCCAACGGCAGCATGACGTCACCATAGCGGCGCGCCTTGTAATAGGCCACGGCCAGGTCGAACTGGGCCGCGTGCAGGCCGGGCAGCCGTTTCGCGATCGCCTCCCGCTCGGTCACGGTGTAGCAAATGCGCTCGGCCACATACGGGGAGCCGTCCTCGTTGCGCAGCCGGGTTTCGAACCCATAACGCCGCGCCCAGAACATGCCTTCCACTGCCTCGTCCGGGTTGAGCCGCATGTCCACCTGCTGGCAACCGGCAAGGCGCATGTCCTTGAGCAGTCCGCCGGTGGGCACGGTGTCGAGCCGGGCGCTCCACAGGACGTTCATCCCCAGGACGCGCATGGTCTCGCACATGGCCACGGCCTTGGCGTGATCGCGGAAGATGGCGGGATCGTCGAAAGCCAACGCGGTCAGACCGCGCTCCCCGGCCTCTCCGGCCACGGGCGCGATGTCCCAATCCCCGTCGTGCCGGACCACGCCGTGCGCGAACGGTCCGTTTCGCCCGTCTTTCCCCACGGACATGTCGGCTCTCAACTCAATATACATTATCCACCCCGGTACGCCCGGTTTTTGACACGAAAGGCGTACTCGAAAGACGATATTGCAAGGAGTCTGCCAAAACAAAGGGACCCCCGTTGCCGGAGGTCCCTGAATAAACTGTTTTTCGGAGTGGCCTAGCTGACCTTGCTGCCGCCCGGAACCTCGCCCGTGGGGGTGAGGAGTTCCATGCCATCCTTGGTCTTCACTGCCAGGATCATGCCCTGGGAGAGCTGCTTGCGGAGCTTGCGCGGCTTGAGGTTTGTAACCACAACCACCTGTTTTCCAATGAGATCATCGGGAGCGAAGAAATCGGCGATCCCGGCCACCACCTGACGAAGCTCGTCGTCGCCGGTGTCCACGCGAACCAGCAGCAGCCGGTCGGCGTCGGGGTGCTTTTCCACTTCCCTGACCGTGCCCACGCGCAGATCGACTTTCTGAAAATCCTCGAACTCGATGGTCGCCACGGCGTCCTTTTCGGTTTTTTCGGATTTTTTACCCTTCTTTTCCGATTTTTTCGGACCCTTGTCTTCGATCGGGTCCACGCGGGGAAAGAGATTGGAGGTCTCGGCAACGGTCTGACCGGATTCCAGCAGCCCCCAGACGTCCAGCTCCTTGGGCAGATTGACCTTTTCGGGATCAAAGGTGATGCCGAGCTGCTTGAGCATTTTTTCCGAGGCCTCGGGCATGACCGGCCAGAGATGGACCGCGATCTTGCGCATGTTCTCGAGGAGCACATAGATGACCGTGGACAAACGCCCCGTGTTCTTTTCCTTGTACAGGGTCCAGGGCGCGGTGGCGTCCACGTACTTGTTCAGGCCGCGAACCAGCTCCCACAGCCCTTCCAGGCCGCGCGAAAACTTGAATTCGTTGAAGAAATCCTGAAAAGCCTGCATGGCGCCCTGGCCGATCTTCTTGATCTCGGCGTCTTCCACGTCCTCGATGTCGGGCCGGGGAATGACCCCCCCGAAGTACTTGTGGGTCATGGACAGGGTGCGGTTGAACAGGTTGCCCAGATCGTTGGCCAGGTCCGCGTTCAAGCGGCCGATGAGCGCCTTTTCGGAAAAGCTGGAGTCCTGGCCGAAGGACATCTCGCGCAGCAGGAAGTAGCGGAAGGCGTCCAGGCCGTAGGCATCCTTCATGGCAAGGGGCTCGACCACGTTGCCGATGGACTTGGACATCTTGGTGTCCTCCACCAGCCAGTAACCGTGCACGTTGAGGTGCTGGTAGGGCTCGATGCCCGCAGCCTTGAGCATGGTCGGCCAGAACACGGCGTGGGGCTTGAGGATATCCTTGGCCAC belongs to Pseudodesulfovibrio portus and includes:
- a CDS encoding penicillin-binding protein 1A; translated protein: MKKFLKIFGIFVLICFLAGVGGAVWLYNWAAKDLPGFKNITDYNPPLVTTVYAKDNQVLGYFYKEKRFLVTLDQMSEWVPKAFLASEDASFYEHEGVDLTAIVRAFKANLVAGRTKQGGSTITQQIIKRLLLSSEKSYQRKLKEAILAFRLEKYLTKEEILTIYLNHIFLGAHSYGVEAASRTYFARHATDLTLAQSAMLAGLPQAPSRYNPYQNFELAKQRQRYVLEQMHNLGWITTDQYREALDEEVVLESMSDPSWGTGAYYLEEVRRWLIDNFGEEATYNGGLTVTTPCDIKHQDSAEKAVRRGLIDSAKRRGWTGPIGTYTPADVPGILEQGPQDTENIMDKSRLMKAWVSAVYPDKAVVRFGKFHGVIPLKAMWWVRHPDPKKSHEDAPDPTDARKVLKKGDVVWVTVSEAPEAEEGTWVLDLEREPKVEGAMVSMKPDTGEVLALVGGYGFEKSQFNRATQARRQPGSAFKPIVYSAAIDSGFTAASIVLDAPIVYANDAEGKLWRPQNFEGTFDGPTLLRTALVKSKNLCTIRVAQKIGIRAIIDRAKAMGLETEFPYDLSVSLGSASVSLLNLCQAYSTFPRGGSYIRPRTVLSVKSAWGDDLYTSEPEMVDAISPQTAYIMASLMKQVVQYGTGWRARVLKRPLAGKTGTSNNEQDAWYMGYSPYLLTGVYVGFDELTPMGKWETGSRAASPIWVDYRKKVEEDYPYQDFTQPPGIVMVRVDGTTGKLASPSSTTEFFLPFKEGTEPTEMASSSGGEDAPVSDDDLFKQTF
- a CDS encoding YkgJ family cysteine cluster protein, which encodes MVPGTQNGDSDVCRRCSQQGPTCCRIATGQEEFCFPLSQSEKERIQDHVPHTGGFVLSSNSKAFIDHVCRLFPGEEDLVRELFPEGREHFRLAVDSMGACRFLGPLGCEIPKEARPYYCRIFPFWMIGPDVIFFDSPTCLARREGETLTRILDTLDTGKANVKDLYGRLRLVWGLSPRKGACRVKKSF
- a CDS encoding KpsF/GutQ family sugar-phosphate isomerase: MSCDNGKKDWLELAREVLDIEIEGLAAARDQLDDEFVRALTLMAECQGRVVITGVGKSGLVGRKIAATLASTGTPSFFLHPVEGAHGDMGMLRREDVILALSNSGGTDEVNGILPTLKSLGCSVIAMTSNRASAMAEAADVVVKVAVPREACRMGLAPTSSTTAQLAVGDALAVCLMEWKSFSQDDFRKFHPGGSLGQRLATCVDQLMHTNDLPVVGEDAAVEAALAALNAGGMGLVAIVGDDNVLKGVFTDGDVRRQVCAGKLDAAAPIVDHMTVSPRRAAAGDSSAHVLDVMERNEITVLPVVREDGTLAGLVHLHDLLGKGALKFSNGHGGRAS
- the purF gene encoding amidophosphoribosyltransferase gives rise to the protein MKKEYCGLFGIYGNKEAARMTYFGLYALQHRGQESAGIVTWDGEKIREQKGMGLVADVFNERHLGKELKGDISIGHIRYSTTGASLIRNAQPFLVRHGDLRLAVAHNGNLVNTYELRSELEANGSIFQTTMDTEVFAHLIIKYLHESETIEEAIGKACNRVRGAYSMLILANDKMIAVKDPNGFRPLALGRVGDSYVFASETCAFDLIEAEYLRPLEPGELVSVHKGKMTSMKFAESKKVSKCIFELIYFARPDSYVFGDVVYERRKAMGVQLAREAPVDADLVMPFPDSGNYAAVGYSQESGLPLELAMIRNHYVGRTFIQPSQDMRDFSVRVKLNPVKSMIKGKRIVIVEDSIVRGTTIRARVQKLRELGVREIHLRVSCPPIKFPCFYGIDFSSKGELIAANHSVEDIARFMNIDSLHYLTIPGLVDSVTQNDWCLACFNGNYPVPLADRMGKDCLEAAPGIIKEFC
- the carB gene encoding carbamoyl-phosphate synthase large subunit, which codes for MPKRTDIKKIMLIGSGPIVIGQACEFDYSGTQALKALKEEGYEVVLVNSNPASIMTDPELADATYIEPIEPETVARIIEKERPDALLPTLGGQTGLNTALAVADMGVLDKFNVELIGANIEVINKAESREEFREAMNNIGLGMPESGICRNMDDVREWGEKIPFPIIVRPAYTLGGSGGGVAYNMEELEEICANGLALSMKSEIMLERSILGWKEYELEVMRDKKDNCVIICSIENLDPMGVHTGDSVTVAPAQTLTDDEYQRLRDASLAVMREIGVETGGSNVQFAINPEDGELIIIEMNPRVSRSSALASKATGFPIAKIAAKLAVGYTLDEIPNDITRETMASFEPAIDYCVIKIPRFTFEKFPGTEDYLTTAMKSVGETMAIGRTFKEALQKGLRSLETGHIGLGKKFETCEVDRADILRLLRRPNSERLFVLRNAIRCGMTEDEIFEATKIDPWFLRQFKDILDMEAALIEYGKKEGVTRDAEGMADMLRKAKEYGYSDAQLAAMWKTSEDAVRVMRKELDIIPTYYLVDTCAAEFEAYTPYYYSTYETGQENVCDDRKKVVILGGGPNRIGQGIEFDYCCCHSSFTLKELGVQSIMVNSNPETVSTDYDTSDKLYFEPLTFEDVMNIIEFEKPDGVIVQFGGQTPLNLALRLMNAGVPLIGTSPDAIDRAEDRERFKQFLNKLNLKQPPNGTAMSMVEAREIAEKLGFPLVLRPSYVLGGRGMDIVYSMDEFDHYFRHSALVSPDHPTLIDKFLEYAVEVDVDALADGEAVYIGGVMEHIEEAGIHSGDSASVLPPYSLSPELIREIERQTIAMARELGVVGLMNVQYAIKDGDVYIIEVNPRASRTVPFVSKATGVPLAKLATRVMLGEKLKDLKPWAMRKKGHVSVKESVFPFNRFPNVDVLLGPEMRSTGEVMGIDPSFGLAYMKAQLAAGQKLPLSGKVFLSVNDWDKAKVVLVAKDFEAMGFKVCATGGTADFLAEKGVHVEKVHKVHEGQRPHVVDHIKNGEFDLVINTPSGKKTVGDAKMIRQNALLYNIPYTTTVSGAKAIAQAILEVRETGLSVQSLQKYYG
- a CDS encoding FeoA family protein; amino-acid sequence: MQKPLTAYPAGSVVRIAGIDGGRQARARMLAMGMTPGCPVKVLAGGPTGCRVQVRGSEVVLCCGLAGKILAVENNSDEGPHCSCCPDAPRAKAS
- a CDS encoding YbgA family protein; translated protein: MPEPIRIGISACLLGEKVRYDGQGAHAKHLTGVFADSFEYHPVCPEVGCGMGVPREAVRLVGTRENPRLKGRQTGRDWTDAMRDWAEGIWPELEKKRLCGFIFKAKSPSSGITRIKVYPESGGQPVSYAGVGLFAGMVMERFPLLPVEDHGRLHDVVLRGNFIERVFVEHRWNRMLDRGATMKNLIDFHTRHKMLIRAHDVTGYRELGKIVAEGGKGDLPKRFARYHERLHRALSLKPTIKKNVDVLMHVMGYFKKVLSRDEKQECLEIIENYRNNLIPLIVPVTLMNHFVRKYGIEYLREQYYLNPHPMDLKLRNHA